ctccttccccccctgcctcccccctccttccccccctgcctccaccgtccccccctccctccctccccccctccctccctgtccatcCGTCGCCCttcccactctccttctcttcctaagAGAAGgtctggtctcacacacaccaggtccacataTCTTAGCGCTACATTACCCAGTAATCCAGCCTTATTCCAGcattcctgcacacacacagtattacccAAGTCCATCTGACATGGATCACGGCAGATTAGTGACGCAGCCTCAGGATCACGGTGATACGGAGATATGACAACAATGTATGACAGCGGtgttaagacacacacacagaaacacaggcctgcacacacatacatacacttacccacaacacacacaatacacaacacacacacacacgagtccaGTGTACTTACTGAGGTGTAGTTGGACTTGCCCATGCAGTGGTTCTGGTtgaggttctggttctggttctccTGTTCCCGGCACTGCAGCCCCGCCAGGTGTCTCTCCAGTGCTGCCCAGTCCATCGTAGGCAGgggctcctcctccacacactcctcctccccatctccccctgcccgcccccccatccctccccctatgCCCCCGCCCCGCCCGTAGCCCCTCTGGCTGGGCTTTGCAGGGGCCTTCCCTCCCTGTGGGGCTGCAGGGGTCTGGTGGTGGCGTGGCCCCGGTAGAATCACGTTCCCATTTTGTTTCAGTTCGTCAGGGACGATGGCGGCTGATGTGGCGCTGTGCCCTTcggggacaggaaggggcggGGCCTTAACTTCCTGGAACTCCTCAGCCAGGCTGCGGCTGTTCACGGCCTTCCGGAAGCGTCCGTCGCTCCCCAGCGTTCCCACTTCCCCTCCATGCTCTTCCTGGTCTGGTGGCTGCTGGGAAGGGTAGTCCTCCCCATACTCGCTCTCCCACTCCTCAATCACCTTCTTCTTGTACTCCTGGtagtcctcatcctcctcatagtcctccagggttgccaggtccagAGAGGGGGATGATTTGTAGTCctccagggttgccaggtccagAGAGGGGGATGATTTATAGTCttccagggttgccaggtccagAGAGGGGGAGCAAGGTGTCACCTTGTTGGAGTTGGACTCGGAGCTGGAACGACTGGAGGCGTCGCTGCCCAGGTCCATGCCATCCTCCCGGTAGTCCTGcacacagagaagaagaagaaagggatGAGGGGGAAAAAGGAAGGAAATGTCGAAAGGAGAACTTAGGGAAGTGTGCATATCGCATCATCGCTGAGGTCTCAGACCACAAACCGCAAACTACTTCCTGTCCCTGGGACCCCTAACTTCCTGTTCTGATTGTCTTGGTGTTGCTTCAGTCCCTCTATGATGCATCATGCTCTGTGCttcgctctttctccctcctctccctccttccttccctccctcactccctctctccttccgtcactccctccctccctccctctccctcttataCTTCTACATCCCCCCCTTCCAACATTCCCTCTGTCTCAAAGTCTGAGCAGGTAAAcaatgtgtgtgaggaaggaTTGTGAGAGATAGTGAGTATTAGCGTGAGAGTTTGATTATatgcatggggatgggtatagctcagtggtagagcatggggatgggtatagctcagtggtagaacatggggatgggtatagctcagtagtagaacatggggatgggtatagctcagtggtagagcatggggatgggtatagctcagtggtagagcatggggatgggtatagctcagtggtagaacatgaggatgggtatagctcagtggtagaacatggggatgggtatagctcagtggtagagcatggggatgggtatagctcagtggtagaacatggggatgggtatagctcagtggtagagcatggggatgggtatagctcagtggtagaacatggggatgggtatagctcagtggtagaacatggggatgggtatagctcagtggtagaacatgaggatgggtatagctcagtggaagaacatggggatgggtatagctcagtggtagaacatggggatgggtatagctcagtggtagaacatgaggatgggtatagctcagtggtagaacatggggatgggtatagctcagtggtagagcatggggatgggtatagctcagtggtagagcatggggatgggtatagctcagtggtagaacatggggatgggtatagctcagtggtagaacatggggatgggtatagctcagtggtagaacatttgaCGGCAAATCAAGAGGTCTTAAGTTCAAATCTCCCCCTTCTGTCACTCTGGATACATGGGTCTGCTAAGGGTCTTACTTGGtgaataaagctgattctgaacaCATTGTACACAGGATATCCTGCATCTTAAGCCCTCGCAGACAGGGCAGGGGTTGGAGAGGCGCTGACCATAGAGAAGCAGTCTAGCCTGGTTCTCTATTCTGCAGGCCCATTCACAGGCTGACACATCGTCTGATGAACATGTCAACCAGCTTTCTAAATCTCCCCGTGAGATGGTGCCTTCTTTCTGGGTTTtcatctctgtcttcctctgctgCGTCACCATGGGGCTCCACGTCCAGGCAGGACGAGGTCAGTTTACGTGAACGGTAACACTGATATTTGAGGTGGTTTGTGATTCTGATGAAGTACTTATCACTTACAACCCCTCAAAAGTTATGTTGTAGTAGATGTAGGCTAGAGTATCAACATCTAGGACCTGCCAGGCTTGTTTGCTGAAAGATTATAAAATGAGATggcctattgttattgttgaccgtgcctggtagctgagatagAGGTACTTTGCACTGTTTCTGATCATTAAAGACCGTTTGTTGATTCTGACCATCGAGATACAGTTAGAACTATTCAATTATCAGCCGTGATTTCCCACTGTACTTTCTAAATGCAGTGTGTGtaggtcgctttggataagagcgccaGCTAAATGAATAACACGTGAACGATAACAGATGCATATTAACTCGTTAATATACCAAGTAACTTGTTGATATAGGCTACCAAGTGACGTCAATCACGCAAGAGTGGAAGCATGGATGAATCTCGAATCTCTGCGACCCCAAACATGACAGGCACGAAACCTAACTGTCTCCATGCCTCCGGTCTTAAGCGAATCCGACATTAGTAAGCTAATtgctccctctccctggctGCTAAGCCGGTAAGACGCAGGTGACAGAAAGAGTTGCACTCTTCACCTTCAAACAAGCGACTTGACACCAAGTCACACCCCGCAAGATGGTAATGTTTTGTTACAATGGTGTTGCAGATAGCATTTTTATGTTATACTCCACAACTAGGCTGTTTTAAGGACAAGCTCTAACGAATAAGCGGTTAGTGATCGCTTCATATGCCAGGTGTCGTCTCCGGAGACGGGACCGGCTTCAGCGAGTTACAATGTCCGCTTACAGAGCGACAATGCCCGCGTGCGTCCGAGCCTTGGCTACACCCGTTATCCCCTTGGTTAATGGGTTAAAGAATCGAGGTCAGACCGTCCGAATGATTTAACTACATGGGCTACGGACTACGCTTCTAACCTACATTCATACGTTGAACTACAATGTTACGTGGCAAACCTTACCGCTCTCTTCATCAGAAACACCGGCTCAATGGTCAGTAGCCAGTCGCTGTTATTTCAAAACATGCCGGCCATTTCACGCGATTGTTCTCGATTGTCCTCGTCATTTGATCAAAACCGTGACCGTCTAACAACCTAGTGGCTCGCGGCGCTGTTGAAGTAACACTGGAGATCCGTTGAAACGCGTATAGAAGCTCCACTCTAACGGGTCGGTAAAGAGAAAGACGTAGCATGTACGCAGCCCTCCGCTTTAAGCAGCGGCACACACGAGCATATTAATTCAATTTCTGTGGTTGGTTCCTCTGAGTCTGTAATGTGTAATTATTTAGAGTGATTCAGAGATAGGGTGGGGTAGATCCCCGGCTGGCGCGAGGCGGATTAAGCTCGCAGCAGCGCAGACACGGGGCGGAtttggacaacacacacaatacatgcaAATTGACAGGCGCGCGGAACCCCACCCCGACAGCGAGGCGGGTGTTTTGCGTTTTAAATAATGTGAAAGACTGAACTCCACAACCGGCACTATTAACTCTGCCATGCCTGCTGTTTAGGGTTCAGTCCTGTTTATGTAGACTGTTTTAGCACGCCCTCGCGCAGGCCAGGTCACGGTGCCAATAAAACGCCCAGCCTCTCCCATGCAACGTAAAACCGTAAAAACACAAAAGGTGGACGAAAATAGTGAGTTGATGACTTGAGCAGGTTGCTTGCGAAGCTGCACTGCCACAACATGGACAGAAGCTGAATGTAAAGGCAAGCCCTTATGCACGCTCATTCATACCTAAATGATGTAATGTTCCCAAACAGTCTCCAGAGAAACCGGATCCCCCTGGCAACCGCGGTGACAGAACAGCCCAAATCACAACAGTCAGGATATCGACACCCACGACATGTTTTATCGATATAAACACACCGTTATAATACCCGTTCATCTGCACCACACAGTATCTACATGACCCAAGAGACGTGGGCAGTACTTACTGTCATGATCTCGGCAGTCTCCCGTTTCAAGACATTATAAACGATATTCCGATTCAAGAACAGGATAGGGTATTTAAAGTAGTGCTTATAGCTCAGTGGACGGTCAAGAAATTCGCCTCAACCCGAAGATATCACAAAAAGCCGGTAGATTCTTGAGAAGCCTCGTCCGCGCGTGTCATCGCTCTGTGCGTCTCCGCCGCGCAGCCCAGCCCTCGAGCCACCAGAGGCTTGAGTTCAAAAATAGACGTTGTAAAGATCCGCTGTTTCGCGAGCGCTTAAGTCGCCTCTACTCTCGTCTTCTGACACAGTTGTCAACCCCGGTGCAATCGCtcagcgcgcgcacacacgttcAGCAACACCAACAGGATATGataggagaacgagagagagagagagagagagagtgcccgTTCATCTGTTAAAGCTCTCACGAGACAACCTTGCACATCTCGATGTTCTCCCGTGAactcacggacacacacacaccaccgtgAAAGACTCCGTGGCACCGGTTTCCTTCGATGAGCCTGAAGCACTGAGGAGTGTGACGACAACAACACATTAGCCCTGCCTTCTGCACCCGCTGacctggggcgggggggggggcaaggagggggggagaaagagagtgagagaaaaaagagatccAGAAagtgggtgagagggagagagaaagagagaaagtgagtgaaaagagagaaaaagtcgagcaagagaaatgaagagagaaagagagagaatatgtcTGAATTATTCAGGCCTACCTGGTGTTCTGTATGGATTCTGAGCTGTTTCCGTCCCACTGTGCATACATAAGATACACTAACCTTGGAGATATGACCACTGGACACAATTCTGTCATCTCAGCTTAACTTTGTTGACTTAGCAGACGTAGTTCCCTGAAGCAGCTTGTAACAAGAATAATATCAATTAATATCAATATGTTATCCTCCTTAAGTGTGTTATGAAAAGAAAGCACTTTAGTAAACATGGAAGTTGACAATGTTTCAAAGGCCAAGCTGGGTTTCCATAATACAGCATAAGACTGGTCTTCCCTCACTTCCAACAAATATGTTTATGATTACAATTAGGATATTAGGATTCTTTCATTATATTACTGTAACCAATGTATTATTATACTATATTGCACAGTGTCTCTGAAACAGTGTCATGAAACCAGTCAGACCAGGACCGTGCTGGTTTGAATGAAACATGTTAGTAATCTGGCAAACAAGGTGAGATGGGACTCCATCCTGGTGCCAGAAGGATCCTGGTGCCAGAAGGATCCTGGTGCCAGAAGGATCCTGGTGTCAGAAGGATCCTGGTGCCAGAAGGATCCTGGTGCCAGAAGGATCCTGGTGCCAGAAGGATCCTGGTGCCAGAAGGATACCATACTGGAGTAATCCATGACTCCATCGCTTATTGCAGCCTCAACATGGTGGGGAACACGTTTAGATCCAAACAACACACAACTCAACACGTCCTTGGGCCTTGAGCAACAGACCTGCCAGGTGTCAGCTTCAGACAGTGCCCgggccacagacacactcacagattcCTGCCTTTATAGTTCGATATAAATATATACTGAATATACTGTATCATTATGCTTTACAATTGAACTAATACAGTTCAGTGTCTGCCAATCAAGagatcgcaggttcaaatccccagaTATGGATACAGGCACATACCCCCTCCTCActctttcaacccccccccccgtgtctccccccccgtgtcccctccccctcctcccccctcctcNNNNNNNNNNNNNNNNNNNNNNNNNNNNNNNNNNNNNNNNNNNNNNNNNNNNNNNNNNNNNNNNNNNNNNNNNNNNNNNNNNNNNNNNNNNNNNNNNNNNNNNNNNNNNNNNNNNNNNNNNNNNNNNNNNNNNNNNNNNNNNNNNNNNNNNNNNNNNNNNNNNNNNNNNNNNNNNNNNNNNNNNNNNNNNNNNNNNNNNNGCCTGGAagactggagcacacacacacactccagacacacatacatacaaatatgcacacacacactcacacacacatgatacacTGGAGTGAGACTGGGGAGGGGAACAGACTGGTGTTACTGTatttgtggaggggggagagaggaagggggaggggagagtggaggtggGTGGTCCATTTGTGGACTCTTCTCGTGGCAGATTCCTCACCTCTAAAGGTTTATGGTCATGATGACCTGTAAAAACATCAACTTCTCAATCACACatgctgtctctcacacacacacacacacacacacacatcaggcttcctgtttgacttcctgcagagagagagagaggtccagaCTGACAGGAAGTCAGGACAATAGCATTACCATGTCTGACTCGCAAGCTGCTTGTTactgggaccacacacacacacacatacgtacacacacacacacacaaaggcatacacacacatacatacacacacacacatacatacatacatacatacacacacacaggcatacacacacacaggcatacacacacacaggcacacgggCATACACACTATAACTGTACCTCACCGTATAAAACCACAAACTGACCCCACAGGAACACTTCCCTCAGCTTCTGAtgactgtgatgtcatcatgtctgtgatgtcatcatgtcTCCTCTTCAGCCCCTCTTTACACtcgcacatttacatttagtcatttagcagacgctcttatccagatcgaattaaagtaagtacagggacattctccccgaggcaagtagggtgaagtgccttacctaaggacgcaacgtcattcgaaccaaccagcaaccttctgattactagcccgattccctaatcgctcagccacctgactccactgcCAGGGTCTGTTGGCAGTGTCAGCTGtgtgtctcttgtgtgtgtctgtgtttctgtgtgtgtgtgtgtgtgtgtgtgtgtgtgcctcttgtGTGGAGTGGAGAATGATTATGGAAATATCAGGTCTTCCAGTGGACCCtcaggaggaatggagggagggagggagggaggtagggagggagggaccctcaaacgggtgtgtgagggagataaGAAGGGATGAGATGtgttggagagagatagaggaggggaggaggaggaggggaggaggagaagcaatTGGACATAGAAAGAGAGCGTTATattttggaggaggaggaggtgtaaggtgagagaaaaagaaaggagagagagaggcatagaagagagacagaagaaggtGGGGTTACACCTAGGGCCATCATGttttcacctcctcttctccctctcctcctctccacctcctctcctctcattcttcTCTTGTCATCTGTCTGAAAGGCCTGATTCTTTCTATTCTGCttggagaagggggaggtgagtgtgtgtgtgttttaaagggTATTGTGCGCCccttagagagatggagaaggtcaATACCCAACCCTCTGCactctttcttacacacacacacacatcactcacacacacactcattcactctcacacactcaatcacacattcacacacactcacacacacacatacacacacacacactttacagttTCTGCTACTCCCTACTCACATATTACTGGAAAGATTGTCTTCCTAAAATTCCTTCGTTTTTGATTGAATTATTCTATTACAGTAGATGAGAATAGAGTACAGTAAAATATAGACTACAGTCAGTGTTGATTTGATGAGTGAATCACATACAGATATAAACTTGATTTCTGCTGGTTACCTTGGTAACCCATCAAAAGTGGCATACACTTTGcgcaagtgagtgtgtgtgtgtgtgtgtaagttagtgtgtgtgtgtttggctgttgTGATGAATACGGAGCATTCCTGTCCAatgtttttcctctcctctggcgCCACCTGCTGGTGGATATTATCCTGCTGGTGGATATTATCCTGCtggtgtctggtagctgagatgtggttactttacactgtgtctggtaaatacagaccgttccttgagtatgaaaactgaaactgggagtggttagggaatcggctattaatcagaaggttgccggttcgatttccggccatgcaaaaagacgttgtgtccttgggcaaggcacttcacccttcttgcttcgggggaatgttcctgtacctactgtaagtcgctctggataagagcgtctgctaaatgactaaatgtaatgaaacGGTTAGAACTCATAGGTGCTGATCCCAGGGCATCTTGTAAAGAGCTGTACTGATAAATACTGAATGGGTGTGTAAATGAAGATGTAATGGGTGTGTAACTGTGATGTGATGATGTGTAACAGTGCTGTGGAATGTGATGATGTATAACAGTGCTGTGGGACTGTTATGATGTCGTATGATGGTGTGATGTGCCTGTGTTGTGTCCACAGGCCCAGAAGAATGAGCGTGAGTCCATCAGACAGAAGCTGGCCCTGGGGAGCTTCTTCGACGAGGGACCAGGCCTCTACACCAGCTGCAACAAGAGTGGCAAGCCTAGCCTGTCTTCacggtggggagagggagagagtgtgtggggggggggggggggtagtgtgtgtgtggggaggttacCATTAGCTGGTAAAAATCTGGAAGGTTTACtggtaaaatgtgtgtgtgtgtgtttctcagaatGTCTCTTGGTGACCTGTATTTCTAGAAAGTTGAAGCTGTCAGAGGATGACTGTTAGCTGGTAAAATCAGGAACGTTTACTGGTAACATGTTTACTAATGAAACTTTGTTCTTGGGGAACTTCACCAACCATCCTTCCCATGATCCTCTGTTCCTGGTGTGTGGAGCCTTTCAGAACAGGCACAGAAGTTATGCTCAACACAgagccttctccctctcacttccctaaacacacatacacacacacacacacacacacacacacactcacacacacacacacatacacacacacacacacacatacacacacaatcacctaTCTGTGTAATGACGACACTGAATAAGCAGATTATTGATCCCAGAGTGGTTTGGTCCAGATGTTCTCAAGCGGACTCCCCTCCAGGGTCCTCCCGGGTCGATCCATGTCTCAGGACACGTGGGTGCAGCGAGGGGGGGATCACAAACACAGGGCCTTGTTAAGGCTCTTACTGGTCTGGTCTCAGAGGCCTGGGGAGAGCTTGTATGAAGGTACATCCTTTTTTCTCATCTTCtaaccttcctccctctctctctctctctctctctcatctctctctctctctctctctctctctctctctcatctctctctctctctctctctctctctctctctctctctctctccagactccAGAGTGGGATGAACCTGCAGATCTGTTTTGTCAACGACAGCAGCAGTGACAAGGACAGCGATGCAGACGACAGCAAGACAGAGACGAGTCTGGACACACCCCTGTCCCccatggtaacacacacaccacaccacaaccacacacaacacaacacaccacacacacacatacaacgcACACATTTGTCACAAAAGTGGGGGAAACCCATGTCAGAATGAGAGCAGATTGTAGCAGAGTTATTGTAGAAACAGTCATTCTGTTGACCTAGAGATCAGTGGGAGAGCTACCTTAAGATGATTCACACAGAGACTAAAGAGAACAAGTTATTTACCATGAATCCCTGCACCTACTCGTAataagtgtctgtctgtgtgtttgtgtgggcctCAGTTTTCGGGCCcagtagctaacgttagctaacatACAGTTAGCAAATGAGAAGTGAGAATGAGAAGACTTGAGTTGGTCACGCATGAACTAGCTCACTGTGGAACTGACATGAACTAGCTCACTGTGGAACCGACAGCCAGACAGttaacagagagggggagggagggagagagagagaagaagagagcaggagagagtagTGACCCTGAGTCTACAGACCTCAGAACCTCCGATGAGAGATTGTGTGAAAACCTAACCTAactgccctctccccccctctcttctctctctcttctccctcgctcttctctctcttctctctctcctcctttcttctccctctcttctctctctcttctccctcgctcttctctctcttctctctcttctctctctcctcctttcttatccctctcttctccctcacttctccctctctcctcctctctcctcccccagtccaaGCAGAGCTCCTCATACTCGGACAgagacaccacagaagaagacagtgAGTCTCTGGAGGACCTGGACTTCCTGAGCCGACAGAAGAAGCTGCAGGCGGAGGCTAAGCTGGCGCTGGCGATGCTAAGCCCATGGCCAAgatgcaggtggaggtggagaagcaGAACCGCAAGAAATCCCCTGTGGCTGATCTGGTGAGTACTGCAGTAGTACTGTAGTATAACTAATACTATACTCATATCAGTACTGCAGCAGgaactcctcctcacctcttccttctcctcttcatctctctcctcctctcctctgttaaGGAGCTGTCAGCGTCTTCTTATTTCATAAGAGCTTCATGTTCATAAGTATTTTAAACGTTGTCGACTGGCTTgtcttcatcacacacacattgctatacacacacacacacagactctttaTCTATTTAGTGAGGAGTGGGTGGCTTCTATAATTCATATCCCAGAAGGCCTCCGAGGGGTTTGGGCGTGTCTCTGTGTTCACCAGTCAGGAGAGATCTCGTCTGAgtgctgtgacatcatcaccccgAGCTTTAACTTCTGACCCTGCTCGAGCTGCTTGGCTAATGAGGAAGTTCAGGTCATGTCAGGAGTTAGCAGTTAGCCTGTAGCAGGAGTTAGCAGTTAGCCTGTAGCAGATgcctggggcaggggggtcaaATCTCCTGAACTGGAGTCTGTCGGTGTAGTGTAGCAGCTATGTTGGAGATGTCTGTTTGTTCTTGCTCCAATCACACTTATCTGACCTGATTCAGCACTCGTTACCTGATCAACCGGCtcattattagaatcaggtgtgctggattgGAGTAGGAGGGAAACCTACAGgcaggtagctctccaggagcagggatgGAGATGCTAACAGTGATGTGAATAGCATAGATGCTAACAGTGATGTGAATAGCATAGATGCTAACAGTGATGTGAATAGCATAAATGCTAACAGTGATGTGAATTGCATAGATGCTAACAGTGATGTGAATTGCACATAGATGCTAACAGTGATGTGAATAGCATAGATGCTAACAGTGATGTGAATAGCATAAATGCTAACAGTGATGTGAATTGCATAGATGCTAACAGTGATGTGAATTGCATAGATGCTAACAGTGATGTGAATAGCATAGATGCTAACAGTGATGTGAATAGCATAAATGCTAACAGTGATGTGAATAGCAAAGATGCTAACAGTGATGTGAATAGCATAGATGCTAACAGTGATGTGAATAGCATAAATGCTAACAGTGATGTGAATAGCATAAATtcactttcactttctctcagatttttttttctttcacctaGTCAGCCTTCCCCTGTCAgcacacctctttctctctctctctctctctctctctctctctctctctctctctctctctctctctctctctctctcacccaccaactctctttctctctctcacccaccaactctctctcgcccccccttctttctctctgtcaccgtAATGACATAGAGGAAGTGATGACATAGAGGAAGTGTTGACATGGGACCAGTCACAGCACTATCAGAgtgaaagatggagagggaggaggtaaggTGAAAGAGAAACTGACATCCCCCACAAAgacctccagagagagagagagagagacagagagagagagagagagagagagagagagagtgtgatgatggaggagaaacatccactctgagagagacagagagagagagagatgagggaggagagggattgaGTTAGTTTTCCAGAGAGGTTAGCTGGTTAAAAGAGGGGAAACTGTTGTCTTCTGCAAATGGTAGAATTCCCATAATGCTTTGTGGTTGATCAACGTGGTGTCTCATGTGGCGTTATCAAAGAGCCgagtgtagaaagagagaggggagggatagagaggggaaagagagcgagagagagagaatgaaagagggagaaagggaggaggagagagtgaaggggagagagagagagagagagagagagagagagagagagagagcgagagagagagagagggaggggactgGAGTGAAACTGG
The genomic region above belongs to Osmerus eperlanus chromosome 11, fOsmEpe2.1, whole genome shotgun sequence and contains:
- the LOC134029446 gene encoding schwannomin-interacting protein 1-like, whose amino-acid sequence is MTDYREDGMDLGSDASSRSSSESNSNKVTPCSPSLDLATLEDYKSSPSLDLATLEDYKSSPSLDLATLEDYEEDEDYQEYKKKVIEEWESEYGEDYPSQQPPDQEEHGGEVGTLGSDGRFRKAVNSRSLAEEFQEVKAPPLPVPEGHSATSAAIVPDELKQNGNVILPGPRHHQTPAAPQGGKAPAKPSQRGYGRGGGIGGGMGGRAGGDGEEECVEEEPLPTMDWAALERHLAGLQCREQENQNQNLNQNHCMGKSNYTSVSTLDSCVCVLCIVCVVGKCMYVCAGLCFCVCVLTPLSYIVVISPYHRDPEAASLICRDPCQMDLGNTVCVQECWNKAGLLGNVALRYVDLVCVRPDLLLGREGDWSSISMATISWALAG
- the schip1 gene encoding LOW QUALITY PROTEIN: schwannomin-interacting protein 1 (The sequence of the model RefSeq protein was modified relative to this genomic sequence to represent the inferred CDS: inserted 1 base in 1 codon), which translates into the protein CDVPVLCPQAQKNERESIRQKLALGSFFDEGPGLYTSCNKSGKPSLSSRLQSGMNLQICFVNDSSSDKDSDADDSKTETSLDTPLSPMSKQSSSYSDRDTTEEDSESLEDLDFLSRQKKLQAEAKLALAMXKPMAKMQVEVEKQNRKKSPVADLLPHMPHISESLMKRSLKQADLRDMSLGQLQVIVNDLHSQIEALNEELVQLLLLRDELHMEQDAMLVDIEDLTRHAESQQKHMAEKTPSK